One window from the genome of Pseudanabaenaceae cyanobacterium SKYG29 encodes:
- a CDS encoding HAMP domain-containing histidine kinase has translation MGFLWGCLVGIALMATWYRVKRPPGREHWQYLWQSAPIAYLEVDQENRLCWANSLAEKLLGIKLTPRRLLLQIVRSYELDQLIQETRLQQVALEKSWVHHLVSPNPLESLPSLHLRAYSIPLPQGHVGVFLEDRCEAVQLAQQRDRWTADVAHELKTPLTSMRLVVETLQDRSPPDLRPWLDRLLKELIRLSDIVADLLDLGQQDMGKVPTLNLSRLDLPYLLHQVWQTLEPLAQRKQISLHYVGPAQLELEGDEARLHRLFLNLLDNAIKFSPPNQPVRLEVTPGTEIVTIDIIDYGSGFSAEDLPHIFDRFYRADPSRSRPDVGLGGSGLGLAIVKQSVLLHQGSIKANNHPDTQGAWISLTLPLRQERRRGDSNPRWL, from the coding sequence ATGGGATTTCTGTGGGGATGCTTGGTAGGCATTGCCTTGATGGCAACTTGGTACAGAGTCAAGCGCCCCCCCGGGCGAGAGCATTGGCAGTATCTCTGGCAGTCCGCTCCCATTGCCTACCTGGAGGTAGACCAGGAAAATCGCCTGTGCTGGGCTAATTCCTTGGCGGAGAAACTCCTAGGCATTAAACTTACTCCCCGCCGTCTGTTACTGCAGATTGTACGCTCCTACGAACTAGACCAGCTAATTCAAGAAACCCGCCTCCAGCAAGTCGCCCTGGAAAAATCCTGGGTGCACCATCTTGTCTCCCCTAACCCCCTGGAATCCCTCCCCAGTCTGCATTTGCGCGCCTACAGTATTCCCCTCCCCCAAGGACACGTAGGGGTGTTTCTGGAAGACCGCTGCGAAGCTGTACAGCTTGCTCAACAAAGGGACCGCTGGACTGCTGATGTTGCCCACGAGCTGAAGACGCCCCTAACTTCTATGCGACTAGTGGTGGAGACCTTGCAAGACCGTAGCCCCCCAGACCTGCGCCCCTGGCTCGATCGGCTCCTCAAGGAACTGATTCGCCTTAGTGACATCGTGGCAGACCTCCTAGACTTAGGACAACAGGACATGGGCAAAGTGCCCACCCTCAACCTCAGCCGCCTTGACCTCCCCTATCTCCTCCACCAAGTTTGGCAAACCCTGGAACCCCTGGCACAGCGCAAGCAAATCAGCCTGCACTACGTCGGACCTGCTCAACTGGAATTAGAAGGGGATGAAGCCCGCCTGCACCGTTTATTTTTGAACCTGCTGGACAATGCCATTAAATTTAGTCCTCCTAATCAGCCCGTCCGCCTAGAGGTAACCCCAGGGACAGAAATAGTCACGATCGATATTATTGACTATGGTTCGGGTTTTAGTGCGGAAGACCTACCCCATATTTTCGATCGGTTTTATCGTGCAGACCCCTCTCGTTCTCGTCCTGACGTAGGTTTAGGGGGCAGTGGACTAGGTTTAGCTATCGTCAAACAGAGCGTCCTACTGCACCAAGGCAGCATCAAAGCTAATAATCACCCCGATACCCAAGGAGCCTGGATTAGTCTTACCCTACCCCTGCGCCAGGAACGGAGAAGGGGGGATTCGAACCCCCGATGGCTGTGA
- the gyrA gene encoding DNA gyrase subunit A, with translation MTPPQEDRIIPTDLRGEMSRSYLEYAMSVIVGRALPDARDGLKPVHRRILYAMHELGLAPDRPFRKCARVVGDVIGKYHPHGDTSVYEALVRMAQDFSMRERLVDGHGNFGSVDDDPPAAMRYTECRLTAIAQEGLLQDIEAETVDFVPNYDGSQQEPLVLPSRIPQLLLNGSAGIAVGMATNIPPHNLGELVDGLIALVHNPDLSAVDLMGYIPGPDFPTGATIVGKESLQEIYTTGRGSITMRAVTHIETIRSAGRQEREAIVVTELPYQTNKALLIEKIAELVNDKRIEGIADIRDESDREGMRLVIELKRDAQAKVVLNNLFKMTALQSNFSCHMLALVDSRPLLLNLKQALQVFLDFRYEVITRRTRYFLRQAEERDHVLQGLLIALANLDAVIELIRSASDTSTAKTALIDRYHLTPVQADAILQMQLRRLTALEADKIQQEHEELLARIADLKDILAQRQRILDITVAELREIKARFATPRRTKITANEEEIAVVDLVANNETLILLTSQGYIKRLPVNTFTAQNRATRGKASSTMKENDTIEHFLACRTHDYLLFFTDRGKVYSLRAYEIPEGSRTARGTAVVQMLQIAADEKVTSLVAVRDFSEEEYLVMLTAGGYIKKTRLSAFSNIRANGLIAISLNPDDQLRWVRRATSSNTILIGSRQGMSIRFRADDEQLRPMGRDTKGVKAMTLKGDDQIVSMTILPAGLAEIEGEDNEEDSLEAEENGGGNDCPETSSDKQTGPWVLVVTQGGYGKRVPVDQFRIQKRAGKGLRITKFKSEQDGVAALRLVDVNDEIMIITSRGVVMRQAIDDISCQSRTARGVKLQRLDPDDVIVATTLVPPALQEGEE, from the coding sequence TTGACCCCACCTCAAGAAGACCGCATTATCCCTACAGACTTACGGGGAGAAATGTCCCGTTCCTATCTTGAGTACGCTATGAGTGTAATAGTGGGGCGTGCTCTCCCAGATGCCAGAGATGGTCTGAAACCTGTCCACCGCCGCATTCTCTATGCTATGCACGAATTGGGGTTGGCTCCCGATCGTCCCTTCCGCAAGTGTGCCAGGGTAGTAGGGGATGTTATCGGTAAATATCACCCCCACGGCGATACCTCCGTCTACGAAGCGTTGGTAAGGATGGCCCAGGATTTCTCCATGCGCGAGCGCCTAGTGGACGGGCATGGCAATTTTGGCAGTGTGGATGATGACCCCCCAGCGGCGATGCGATACACCGAATGTCGGCTGACGGCGATTGCCCAGGAGGGTTTACTACAGGACATCGAGGCAGAAACGGTTGATTTTGTCCCTAACTACGACGGCTCGCAGCAGGAACCTTTGGTTCTACCCTCCCGTATCCCCCAGTTGCTCTTGAATGGTTCGGCGGGGATTGCGGTGGGTATGGCGACAAATATCCCTCCCCATAATCTGGGGGAGCTAGTGGATGGTTTGATTGCTTTGGTGCACAATCCTGACCTGTCAGCGGTGGATTTAATGGGCTATATCCCGGGTCCGGATTTTCCTACGGGGGCAACGATCGTGGGCAAGGAATCCCTACAGGAAATTTACACCACTGGCAGGGGTTCGATTACAATGCGGGCGGTTACCCACATAGAAACAATCCGCTCGGCGGGTAGGCAGGAGCGAGAAGCGATCGTGGTTACGGAATTGCCCTATCAAACCAATAAGGCGCTGTTGATCGAAAAAATTGCGGAACTGGTCAACGACAAACGTATTGAAGGTATCGCTGATATTAGGGATGAATCTGATCGGGAGGGGATGCGCCTGGTGATTGAACTGAAGCGAGATGCCCAGGCTAAGGTAGTGCTAAACAATCTGTTTAAGATGACGGCACTGCAGAGTAACTTCAGTTGTCATATGTTAGCGTTGGTGGACTCCCGCCCGCTGTTGTTGAATCTCAAGCAGGCGTTACAGGTTTTTTTGGATTTTCGCTATGAGGTCATCACCCGCCGGACACGGTACTTTTTACGCCAGGCGGAGGAACGGGACCATGTGCTCCAGGGTTTGCTGATCGCCTTGGCTAACCTTGATGCAGTAATTGAATTGATTCGTTCTGCCTCTGACACCAGTACTGCTAAGACAGCCCTCATCGATCGTTATCATCTCACTCCTGTCCAAGCCGATGCCATCTTGCAGATGCAATTGCGGCGGTTAACGGCATTAGAAGCGGACAAAATTCAGCAGGAACATGAAGAACTGTTAGCCCGCATTGCTGACCTCAAAGATATTCTCGCCCAGCGCCAGCGCATTTTGGACATCACGGTTGCCGAATTGCGGGAGATAAAAGCTAGGTTTGCTACTCCCCGCCGGACGAAAATTACTGCCAACGAAGAGGAAATTGCGGTAGTTGATCTAGTCGCTAACAACGAAACCCTGATCCTGCTTACTTCCCAGGGCTACATTAAACGCTTGCCCGTCAACACCTTCACTGCCCAAAATCGCGCCACTAGGGGCAAAGCCAGTAGTACGATGAAGGAGAATGATACGATCGAGCATTTCCTTGCCTGTCGGACGCATGATTATCTGTTGTTTTTTACCGATCGGGGGAAGGTTTACAGTCTGCGTGCCTACGAAATACCGGAGGGCAGTCGCACTGCTAGGGGGACGGCGGTGGTACAGATGTTACAGATTGCAGCGGATGAAAAGGTGACATCCCTAGTAGCTGTGCGGGATTTTTCTGAAGAAGAATACTTGGTAATGTTGACAGCAGGGGGCTACATCAAGAAGACTCGTCTTTCTGCCTTTAGTAACATTCGTGCCAATGGTTTGATTGCCATTTCCCTCAACCCCGATGACCAATTGCGGTGGGTGCGCAGGGCAACCAGTAGTAACACAATTTTAATTGGTTCGCGCCAGGGGATGTCTATTCGTTTTCGCGCTGACGATGAACAACTGCGTCCGATGGGCAGAGATACTAAAGGGGTGAAAGCTATGACCCTCAAGGGGGATGACCAGATTGTCAGTATGACGATTTTACCAGCGGGTTTAGCGGAGATAGAAGGGGAAGATAACGAAGAGGACAGCTTAGAGGCAGAAGAAAATGGGGGGGGGAATGATTGTCCTGAAACAAGCAGCGACAAGCAAACAGGACCTTGGGTGTTAGTTGTCACCCAGGGTGGCTATGGCAAGCGGGTACCAGTGGATCAATTTCGCATTCAAAAGCGGGCGGGTAAAGGCTTGCGGATTACCAAGTTCAAATCTGAACAGGATGGTGTGGCAGCTTTGCGCCTGGTAGATGTCAATGATGAAATTATGATCATTACCAGTCGGGGGGTAGTGATGCGGCAAGCAATCGATGATATAAGTTGTCAATCCCGTACAGCGAGGGGAGTAAAACTGCAGCGCCTTGATCCCGACGATGTGATCGTGGCAACGACGTTGGTGCCCCCTGCTCTGCAAGAGGGAGAGGAGTAA
- a CDS encoding SDR family oxidoreductase encodes MIRMSWAGKKALVTGGSRGIGKAIALALKELGVEVAVLSRSVENLPCRTYQLDLLDIPQVKPTVQRIVADCGGIDILVNNAGTAYVGEIIHTPLEEWQRVFDLNVTSVFQCIQAVLPTMRLRHSGTIVNIVSIAGKQAFPKWGCYCASKFALLGLTQALAQEEQSHGIRVMALCPGAVDTELWDGLDPAVSSQFDRAQMLSPLDVAQSLVQLLLLSERLLIPELTVMPSAGVL; translated from the coding sequence ATGATACGGATGAGTTGGGCAGGCAAAAAAGCACTGGTCACAGGCGGTAGTCGGGGAATTGGCAAAGCCATCGCCCTTGCCCTAAAGGAGTTGGGGGTCGAGGTGGCAGTACTGAGCCGATCGGTCGAGAATTTACCCTGCCGTACCTACCAGTTGGATTTGTTAGATATTCCCCAGGTCAAACCAACCGTACAAAGGATTGTGGCAGACTGCGGTGGCATTGACATCCTAGTCAACAATGCGGGGACAGCCTATGTGGGGGAAATCATCCACACGCCCCTAGAGGAATGGCAGCGGGTATTCGACCTCAATGTCACTAGCGTTTTTCAATGTATCCAGGCAGTGCTGCCCACCATGCGACTGAGACATAGCGGCACGATCGTCAACATAGTCTCCATTGCCGGCAAGCAAGCATTTCCCAAGTGGGGGTGCTACTGCGCCAGTAAATTTGCCCTGCTCGGATTGACCCAGGCACTAGCCCAGGAGGAACAAAGTCACGGCATTCGGGTAATGGCTCTCTGTCCAGGGGCAGTGGATACGGAACTGTGGGATGGTCTCGACCCCGCAGTATCTAGTCAGTTCGATCGTGCCCAGATGCTCTCCCCCCTGGATGTAGCCCAGAGTTTAGTACAGTTACTCCTGTTGAGTGAACGGCTGTTGATCCCTGAGTTGACAGTCATGCCCAGTGCAGGAGTTCTGTAA
- a CDS encoding energy-coupling factor ABC transporter ATP-binding protein, which translates to MLVVQDLVYHPAATSQPILQGVTLSLASRQLGVLVGPSGSGKSTLLEILAGFAQWQSGSIYWHSEELLPEQLGQICGLVFQFPERHFCGSTVLEELRLGHPRLSNEEIQGALWAVGLGDVNLDTAPQSLSGGQQRRLALAVQLIRHPSVLLLDEPTAGLDWSMRRQIVQLLTQLKQEWMLLVVTHEPEELLPLADRAWQIRGGVVTPIK; encoded by the coding sequence ATGTTAGTTGTTCAAGATTTGGTTTATCACCCTGCCGCTACCAGCCAACCGATTTTGCAGGGAGTGACCTTGAGTCTGGCTAGCAGGCAACTGGGCGTTCTTGTTGGTCCTAGTGGCTCAGGGAAGAGTACTTTGTTGGAAATTTTGGCAGGGTTTGCCCAGTGGCAGTCGGGGTCAATCTATTGGCACAGTGAAGAGTTACTGCCAGAACAACTAGGGCAGATTTGCGGGCTGGTATTTCAGTTTCCTGAACGGCACTTTTGCGGTAGTACAGTCCTAGAGGAGCTGCGGTTGGGTCATCCCCGCCTCAGCAATGAGGAAATCCAGGGAGCGTTGTGGGCGGTGGGTTTGGGGGATGTCAATTTGGATACTGCGCCGCAGTCTCTCAGTGGTGGACAACAACGTCGTCTGGCTCTGGCTGTGCAATTGATTCGTCACCCCAGCGTTTTACTCCTGGATGAACCAACAGCGGGTTTGGATTGGTCGATGCGGCGGCAAATTGTGCAGCTCCTCACCCAACTAAAACAGGAGTGGATGTTGTTGGTAGTCACCCATGAACCAGAGGAATTGCTGCCCCTTGCCGATCGGGCTTGGCAAATTAGAGGGGGAGTGGTTACCCCCATCAAGTAA
- a CDS encoding citrate synthase: MAVGEYKPGLEGVPATQSNISYIDGQRGILEYRGIRIEELCEHSNFLETAYLLIFGELPTAEQYETFVRDVTYRRRIKYRIRDMIKCFPESGHPMDALQACIAALGMFYPLPDLHDPALIYHASARLIAKMPTMVATFHLMRQGNDPVRPRDDLDYPSNFLYMLNEKEPDPLAARVFDVCLMLHAEHTVNASTFCALVTASTLTDPYTVLTSAIGTLSGPLHGGANEQVMKMLAEIGTVENVRPYLERKIKNKEKIMGFGHRVYKVKDPRATILQELAIKLFDKFGHDRYFDVAIELEHQAKEYLGDKGVFPNVDFYSGLIYRKLGIPTDLFTPIFAIARTAGWLAHWKEQLADNRLFRPTQVYTGLHDVPYTPIEKRVSTLQPTVPDGSLVSPHPAG, translated from the coding sequence ATGGCAGTTGGAGAGTATAAACCAGGGTTAGAGGGTGTTCCCGCTACGCAGTCAAATATTAGCTACATTGACGGTCAGCGGGGCATACTGGAATATCGGGGCATCCGCATTGAGGAACTCTGCGAACATAGCAACTTTTTGGAAACTGCCTACCTCCTCATTTTTGGAGAACTGCCCACTGCCGAACAGTACGAAACTTTTGTACGGGATGTCACCTACCGTCGGCGTATCAAGTATCGCATTCGGGACATGATTAAGTGTTTTCCTGAAAGCGGTCACCCCATGGATGCTTTGCAGGCCTGTATTGCTGCCCTGGGGATGTTCTACCCCCTGCCTGACCTCCATGACCCCGCCCTTATTTACCATGCTAGTGCCCGTCTGATTGCCAAAATGCCGACAATGGTGGCAACTTTCCACCTCATGCGCCAGGGTAACGACCCCGTACGCCCCAGGGATGACCTCGATTACCCTTCTAATTTTTTGTATATGCTCAATGAGAAGGAGCCTGACCCCCTGGCAGCACGGGTCTTTGATGTCTGTCTGATGCTCCATGCGGAACATACGGTGAACGCCTCTACCTTCTGTGCCCTAGTGACGGCTTCTACCCTCACCGACCCCTATACGGTGCTGACTTCAGCGATCGGTACTTTGAGCGGTCCATTGCACGGGGGTGCTAATGAACAGGTGATGAAAATGTTGGCAGAGATTGGCACCGTGGAAAATGTCCGCCCCTACTTGGAACGCAAGATCAAAAACAAGGAGAAAATCATGGGCTTCGGGCACCGTGTTTATAAGGTGAAAGACCCGCGGGCGACAATCTTGCAGGAGTTAGCTATCAAGTTATTTGACAAGTTTGGTCACGATCGCTATTTTGACGTTGCCATTGAGTTAGAACACCAGGCAAAGGAGTATTTGGGGGATAAGGGAGTCTTCCCCAACGTGGATTTCTATTCGGGTTTAATCTATCGCAAACTGGGCATTCCCACGGATTTATTCACCCCTATCTTTGCGATCGCGCGTACGGCTGGTTGGTTAGCCCACTGGAAGGAGCAACTGGCGGATAATCGTCTGTTCCGTCCCACCCAGGTCTATACGGGGCTGCACGATGTGCCCTATACACCGATCGAGAAACGTGTTTCCACGCTTCAACCGACTGTACCAGATGGTAGTTTGGTCAGTCCCCATCCAGCTGGCTAG
- a CDS encoding photosystem II protein Y, whose translation MDIDLRPLIVLAPVVLVVLWAAYNIIGAALRGEAKLFGARGNNPFAPENTKK comes from the coding sequence ATGGACATTGATTTAAGACCGTTAATTGTGTTAGCACCGGTAGTGTTAGTAGTGCTGTGGGCTGCTTACAACATTATTGGGGCGGCGCTGCGGGGTGAAGCCAAACTCTTTGGTGCCCGGGGTAACAATCCTTTTGCGCCGGAAAACACCAAGAAGTAA